A genomic segment from Torulaspora globosa chromosome 3, complete sequence encodes:
- the IRC20 gene encoding E3 ubiquitin-protein ligase IRC20 (ancestral locus Anc_1.389), with translation MDSSCDGHFDLLIDKESVSYNEAFHEVSLQEIGGWDDEDQRVVKKTRPNKRMIPLAAVRMGTYFPHKDSGRKLEVLVEYHDMAESGERDFVMVFTSDGVRLFRFMLAETTPGSFKELLKIIHCKFFERQVNKKETAFGVRGVKQSKARRRSGGVAALRQASRRFKDIVFFGGYLHIKEDAAVSWCLDFQLFLNYTPQTINKFCPDTSRALDVLFSKGSSDVHAIPVSSFIQKDFVDQIVQHTKSRLGRIPDLDSYSVEGLNVKLLPFQSKSIQWMLSKERATLNSDKDDMLEFLNRYVSFGYEKISSTIFWNKFTNFIIHRDDVEQIRGTLVRNSENGVLGAQGLLSEEMGLGKTIEILSLILLNKRRLDPLQPNSYIADDGKTIYKAKSSLIICPNAILQQWIDEVECHTSNFLKVFHYKGYLHVKKFFGTENITEIVRFLSTFDIIITSYNVVSTEVHYAEYNASSRPRRTISPIKYDYSSPLSLMQFFRIILDEVQMLQSDSTNAAKCTSLLHRIHTWGVSGTPIQFIRDYQTVLSYLKISPFHELPHIIATLNSNVVQKRHQSVGGVQFSVQELMKFFIMRDLCIRHSKKDVLSQIKIPKQHNYIVPLDFAPVEWDNYLDLWNQFISLSGYDQNGVGTPRLSTTQLNQWLIRLRYLCCHAVFPDSSNFNKANQTNSNPNSFVLQNIDDVLRLMTADAIDKLDSLYRDNYQILIKSAQAKMELQNNPSNAIHLLHSVKDKILDDLKKKYDVSDPFDVSTCLQNKDGLRTPTPMVGTADGFERENTSKVRIRAYLDLLHQCYFFIATGHFLMGSSKLEKVDDENKKLALIDPDSKKKAYTDFYSAAEMEEIEQNQLMEQKFYSYAEKMREQILSSRVDKVSMAIRDVCSYFNDQKTHLSSLLLIEFNDENDYSSNLIVSRCFKQLKTLINLLNEQATQFNSLLVELRDLLYKPILKEYTDENEDEKAEEYSSSIEDQDRMFALFACLEHLLNNRDAISQSEEKEKDMKKFLKTQAGQKFSEYHRKLLSKLKLITGTPLKPIFDELRNSKIVRTLSTNSDKADKQENFEDYLLQFEKESSRIFEENKKIRESLRKLNTIYNAKLEYYSHLQRISDSLVSLLQLENSSRNNILKAARDDSLTRISEKISTAESRVKYLNNLEKLKTSIANHQTFSCAICLGKITVGAMIKCGHFFCRKCIHSWLKHHSSCPMCKTKASLMEVYNFKFSNEDAEEENDADNSTKETDRKKGLGAVAENSPTTYDSVFKERYALFPDLNEVHKMKIKESFGAKIDYVIKLVLFLKLKAETENDDEPLQFVMYSQSPDFLRVISKVLHMHEIRSLSCLANSSNVGESILRFKKHRSITCLLLNVKALGAGLTLLNARHIFLLDAIINRGDELQAMGRNNRIGQTRETFVWNFMMRNSVEENIFKYKCILEGRRKMKEESQSQAEHNIEELTGEEEREEFEMNESTGEQVSERHLWNCFFQNTQD, from the coding sequence ATGGATTCATCCTGTGATGGACatttcgatctcttgaTAGATAAGGAATCGGTGAGTTACAATGAAGCGTTCCACGAGGTGTCTCTCCAAGAGATTGGTGGTTGGGATGATGAGGACCAGAGAGTAGTCAAAAAGACGAGACCAAATAAACGGATGATTCCGTTGGCAGCGGTGAGAATGGGTACTTACTTTCCTCACAAGGACAGTGGACGCAAGTTGGAGGTTCTTGTGGAGTACCATGATATGGCGGAGAGCGGTGAGAGAGATTTTGTTATGGTTTTCACTAGCGACGGAGTCAGGTTGTTCCGATTTATGCTGGCAGAGACCACACCAGGCAGTTTCAAGgaacttttgaagatcatTCATTGCAAGTTTTTTGAGCGACAGGTGAACAAAAAGGAAACGGCCTTTGGTGTGCGAGGAGTAAAGCAGAGTAAAGCCaggagaagatctggaggTGTGGCGGCGTTGAGACAAGCGAGTAGACGATTCAAAGACATCGTTTTCTTTGGCGGGTATTTGCACATCAAGGAAGATGCGGCGGTTAGCTGGTGTCTCGATTTCCAATTGTTTCTGAATTATACTCCGCAGACCATAAACAAGTTCTGTCCAGACACGAGCAGGGCGCTAGACGTACTGTTTTCAAAGGGTTCTTCAGATGTGCATGCAATTCCTGTATCATCCTTCATACAGAAGGACTTTGTTGATCAAATCGTTCAACATACCAAGAGCCGTCTGGGGCGGATCCCCGATCTCGATTCGTATAGTGTCGAGGGACTGAATGTCAAACTATTGCCTTTTCAGTCCAAGAGTATCCAATGGATGTTGTCGAAAGAGCGGGCTACTTTGAACAGCGACAAGGACGATATGCTAGAGTTTTTGAACCGTTATGTTTCGTTTGGTTACGAAAAGATCTCCTCGACCATTTTTTGGAACAAGTTTACCAATTTTATTATTCACAGGGACGATGTGGAGCAGATTCGAGGTACCTTGGTGAGAAATTCGGAAAATGGTGTTCTGGGAGCTCAGGGTTTACTATCGGAAGAAATGGGTCTGGGTAAAACTATCGAAATTCTGTCACTCATACTCCTAAACAAGCGCCGATTAGATCCACTTCAACCGAACAGTTATATAGCAGATGACGGTAAGACCATTTACAAGGCAAAGTCTTCGCTGATTATATGCCCCAACGCGATTCTGCAGCAATGGATCGATGAAGTGGAATGTCATACgtcaaacttcttgaaggTTTTCCATTACAAAGGTTATTTACATGTCAAGAAGTTTTTTGGAACGGAAAATATCACCGAGATAGTGCGTTTCTTGTCAACTTTCGATATTATTATCACTTCATATAACGTGGTATCCACTGAGGTTCATTATGCTGAATACAATGCAAGCTCCAGGCCAAGGCGTACGATCTCTCCTATCAAGTATGACTACTCTTCTCCGTTGTCCTTGATGCAGTTTTTCAGGATTATACTGGACGAAGTTCAAATGCTGCAAAGCGACAGCACTAATGCCGCTAAGTGCACCAGCCTCTTACATCGAATTCACACTTGGGGTGTATCCGGGACACCTATACAGTTCATCCGCGATTATCAGACCGTTCTTTCATatttgaagatctcgcCGTTCCACGAATTACCCCACATCATCGCCACTCTTAATAGCAACGTTGTACAGAAAAGACATCAGTCGGTTGGCGGCGTGCAATTTTCAGTGCAGGAGCTAATGAAGTTTTTCATCATGAGAGACCTGTGCATTAGACattcgaagaaagatgtCCTGTCGCAGATCAAAATACCCAAGCAACATAATTATATTGTCCCACTAGATTTTGCTCCTGTGGAGTGGGACAATTACCTCGATCTTTGGAACCAATTTATCTCTCTATCGGGCTATGATCAGAATGGTGTCGGAACCCCAAGGCTCTCCACAACGCAATTGAATCAATGGTTGATCCGGCTAAGATACTTATGTTGCCATGCGGTTTTCCCGGATTCCAGCAATTTCAATAAAGCAAATCAAACAAATTCCAATCCAAATTCTTTTGTACTCCAGAATATCGATGATGTGTTACGCCTAATGACGGCTGACGCTATCGATAAGTTGGACTCCTTGTACAGAGACAATTACCAGATACTCATTAAGTCGGCACAAGCAAAGATGGAACTGCAGAACAATCCTTCCAATGCTATACATCTCTTGCATTCGGTTAAGGACAAAATTcttgatgatttgaagaaaaaataCGACGTTTCTGATCCATTCGATGTTTCGACTTGCTTACAAAATAAAGATGGTCTGAGAACTCCGACTCCCATGGTCGGCACAGCAGATGGCTTCGAGCGCGAGAATACTTCAAAAGTTAGGATACGCGCATACTTGGATCTCTTACATCAATGTTACTTCTTCATTGCAACGGGACATTTTCTTATGGGTTCTAGTAAATTGGAGAAAGTCGATGACGAGAATAAGAAACTTGCCTTGATTGATCCCGATTCCAAAAAAAAGGCATATACGGATTTTTACTCCGCTGCAGAGatggaagagattgaacaGAACCAGCTCATGGAGCAAAAGTTTTATTCATATGCGGAAAAAATGAGAGAGCAGATTCTTTCCAGTCGGGTTGATAAAGTCAGCATGGCAATCAGAGATGTTTGCTCCTATTTTAATGATCAAAAGACACATCTTTCTTCGTTACTTCTTATCGAGTTcaacgatgaaaatgaCTATTCCAGCAACCTTATAGTTTCTCGATGTTTCAAGCAACTCAAGACCCTCATCAATTTGCTGAATGAGCAGGCCACTCAGTTTAACAGTTTGTTGGTCGAATTAAGAGATCTCTTGTACAAGCCAATTTTAAAAGAGTACACTGACGAGaacgaggatgaaaagGCCGAGGAATACTCGTCGTCAATAGAAGACCAAGATCGAATGTTTGCACTGTTCGCCTGTCTTGAACATCTTTTAAATAATAGAGATGCAATCTCTCAATCtgaggagaaggaaaaggacATGAAAAAATTCCTCAAGACTCAGGCGGGACAAAAATTCTCAGAATATCATCGCAAGCTTTTATCCAAATTGAAGTTGATCACGGGCACCCCTTTGAAACCgatctttgatgaattgagAAACTCGAAAATAGTTCGAACTTTATCGACCAACTCAGATAAAGCAGATAAACAGGAAAATTTCGAAGATTATTTGCTacagtttgagaaagagTCTTCAAGGATATTTGAAGAGAACAAAAAAATCAGGGAATCACTGAGGAAGTTGAACACAATTTACAATGCCAAGCTGGAATACTACAGTCATCTACAAAGAATATCCGATTCCTTAGTTTCCCTTTTACAATTAGAGAATTCTTCTAGGAACAATATTTTGAAAGCAGCTAGAGATGATTCGTTAACCAGAATCTCTGAGAAGATTAGTACCGCAGAATCAAGGGTCAAGTACCTGAACAACctggaaaagctgaaaacTTCGATAGCGAACCACCAAACCTTCTCATGTGCAATATGCTTAGGGAAAATAACAGTTGGAGCGATGATTAAATGTGGTCATTTTTTCTGCAGGAAATGCATTCATAGTTGGCTGAAACATCACAGTTCATGCCCAATGTGTAAAACAAAGGCCAGTCTTATGGAGGTATAcaatttcaaattttcaaatGAGGATGCAGAAGAGGAGAACGATGCCGATAATTCGACGAAAGAAACTGATAGAAAAAAGGGATTGGGAGCTGTTGCTGAAAATTCTCCCACGACGTACGACTCAGTGTTCAAGGAGAGATACGCTTTGTTTCCCGACCTCAACGAGGTGCATAAAATGAAAATAAAGGAAAGTTTTGGTGCCAAGATCGATTATGTGATCAAACTGGTTCTTTTCCTGAAACTAAAAGCAGAGACTgagaatgatgatgaacCTTTGCAATTTGTTATGTATTCTCAAAGTCCCGACTTTCTGAGGGTAATATCAAAAGTGCTCCACATGCACGAAATCCGAAGCTTATCATGCTTGGcaaactcatcgaatgTGGGTGAATCTATCCTCAGGTTCAAGAAACACAGGAGTATTACTTGTTTATTGCTAAATGTGAAGGCATTAGGAGCGGGATTAACACTTCTGAATGCGCGGCATATCTTCCTGTTGGATGCAATCATAAACCGCGGTGACGAGCTACAAGCAATGGGAAGAAATAATCGAATTGGACAAACTCGTGAAACCTTCGTTTGGAATTTTATGATGAGAAACTCCGTCGAAGAGAACATCTTCAAATATAAATGTATTTTGGAGGGACGTCGCaagatgaaagaagagTCACAAAGCCAAGCAGAACATaatattgaagaactaacgggagaagaagaacgaGAAGAGTTCGAGATGAATGAGAGTACGGGGGAGCAAGTTTCTGAGCGACACCTCTGGAACTGCTTTTTCCAGAATACCCAAGACTAG
- the DPH5 gene encoding diphthine synthase (ancestral locus Anc_1.387), whose protein sequence is MLYLIGLGLSYKSDITVRGLEAVKQCSRVYLEHYTSILMAASQEELEQFYGKTVILADRELVESGSDEILRDADREDVAFLVVGDPFGATTHTDLVLRAKKAGIAVETIHNASVMNAVGACGLQLYNFGQTISMVFFTDSWKPDSWYDKIWENRKIGLHTLVLLDIKVKEQSIENMARGRLIYEPPRYMSISQCCEQLLEIEEKRHDQAYTPDTPAVAISRLGSASQTFKSGTIRELAEYDCGEPLHSLVILGRQCHELELEYLLEFAEDREKFRTDVSKDQQFFKPAPWVPPQQDADED, encoded by the coding sequence ATGCTTTACTTGATTGGCCTTGGTCTCTCGTACAAGTCGGATATCACGGTGCGTGGGCTGGAAGCCGTGAAGCAATGTTCGCGGGTATACCTGGAGCACTATACCAGCATCCTGATGGCAGCTTCGCAGGAGGAATTGGAACAGTTCTACGGTAAGACAGTAATTTTGGCGGACAGAGAGCTAGTTGAAAGTGGTTCCGATGAGATTTTGCGCGATGCCGACAGAGAGGACGTTGCGTTCCTGGTGGTGGGAGATCCGTTTGGAGCTACGACACATACTGACCTGGTGCTGAGGGCCAAGAAGGCGGGAATCGCGGTGGAGACCATTCATAACGCCTCTGTGATGAACGCAGTCGGAGCCTGCGGCTTGCAGCTGTATAACTTTGGTCAAACGATCTCGATGGTGTTCTTCACCGACAGTTGGAAACCCGACTCCTGGTACGACAAGATTTGGGAGAACAGGAAGATAGGCTTGCACACGCTGGTACTGCTGGACATCAAAGTGAAAGAGCAGAGCATCGAAAACATGGCTCGCGGGAGACTCATCTACGAGCCACCGCGTTACATGTCTATATCGCAATGCTGTGAGCAGCTCTTGGAGATCGAGGAGAAGAGACACGATCAGGCTTACACCCCCGATACTCCTGCCGTGGCAATCAGCAGGCTAGGGTCTGCTTCCCAGACTTTCAAGTCCGGCACGATACGGGAGCTTGCCGAGTACGACTGCGGCGAGCCATTACATTCTCTCGTGATCCTCGGAAGACAATGCCATGAGCTTGAATTGGAGTATCTCCTCGAGTTCGCCGAGGACAGAGAGAAGTTCCGGACAGACGTCTCGAAGGACcagcagtttttcaagCCGGCGCCATGGGTGCCGCCCCAGCAAGACGCTGACGAGGATTGA
- the APS1 gene encoding Aps1p (ancestral locus Anc_1.388), producing the protein MTQIKYSILASRQGKIRLVKWYSPYSTKEKQKVLKELTPLVLSRKAKMCNIVEYSDHRVVYRRYASLYFICGITPDVDNELLTLEVIHRYVETMDSYFGNVCELDIIFNFSKAYDILNEILMCDGSVAESSKKEVLQHVMTMDTMESSDNLDRVLS; encoded by the coding sequence ATGACGCAGATCAAGTACTCGATTCTGGCTTCTAGACAGGGCAAGATCAGATTGGTCAAATGGTACTCGCCCTACAGCacgaaagagaagcagaaggtGTTGAAAGAGCTTACGCCGCTTGTGCTGTCAAGAAAGGCCAAGATGTGTAACATAGTGGAGTACTCTGACCACCGAGTGGTGTACAGGAGATACGCTAGTCTGTATTTCATTTGTGGCATAACGCCAGATGTGGATAACGAATTGCTAACATTGGAAGTGATTCACCGATATGTCGAAACAATGGATTCCTACTTTGGCAACGTCTGTGAGCTGgatatcatcttcaacttcagtAAGGCTTACGACATACTGAACGAGATACTGATGTGTGATGGCTCCGTGGCAGAGTCCAGCAAGAAAGAGGTCTTACAGCATGTGATGACTATGGATACCATGGAGAGCAGTGATAACCTGGACAGAGTCTTGAGTTAG
- the TAG1 gene encoding Tag1p (ancestral locus Anc_1.386): MNQDQETTPLLDRRQRVEVSEDTEYLDGKNARGRRWIKWVVICVLALILAGLTAFGAVLVKKIPSQDAIEDSVIRVSNWQIEKVNVDGWRRGETLNNEDGDALQLTVRMDYWPNFDGWIADNSTLLTLHDKKLYRSVSERFVRSICLTVNNATTYDGAQTVDNILGALQVRDTFCVDLRNNVRSHLNLTVLVEPRMDKILEVLKKIWRHEFDKLQISSEVDLSLSRRMVLLPNGWDIPVYRLHALQIDWKRLISWDNVKDSFNRLRHRFAPVSIQNFSLTDSTNGFHLETTTVPLSLGAELDFVEFPKDSVVPFIDWEIKLADCMGEFTIALPNVFCFTDSVEIRDDIQPKAFADIEGSLPKQLLSQVCWSDEENAFTPMTLLLNKVLNASDELTFQVKGHVVNSTKDSNALIPRGILQSFLDDMSFFPISTNLTIDSADLIQRITISKLKAKWVRGLFGERRLSVTGTFIGTIALPFYESSKEQISVEYIKGKTRLYHQKVHFLTVPMSYWSKCSSEIYRNEENTTTFIELSVEVRDDEVKIINNLELTRVLNEVLFRGEAQVHLDSELDLLVSTPVGEMVLLGLKGKGNATLRS; encoded by the coding sequence ATGAATCAGGACCAGGAAACGACACCGCTGCTGGATCGGCGTCAACGGGTCGAGGTAAGCGAGGACACCGAATATCTCGACGGCAAAAATGCTCGCGGAAGACGCTGGATCAAATGGGTGGTAATCTGCGTCTTAGCTCTGATATTGGCCGGTTTAACAGCGTTTGGAGCGGTattggtgaagaagataccCTCTCAGGACGCTATCGAGGACAGCGTCATTCGAGTGTCCAATTGGCAGATAGAAAAGGTAAATGTGGACGGATGGAGGAGAGGCGAAACTCTCAACAATGAAGACGGAGATGCGCTACAATTGACAGTCAGGATGGACTACTGGCCTAATTTTGACGGATGGATTGCTGATAATAGTACATTGCTGACGTTGCACGACAAGAAACTTTACAGATCTGTGAGCGAGAGATTCGTCAGGAGCATCTGTTTAACGGTCAACAACGCTACAACTTACGATGGCGCACAGACGGTCGACAACATATTGGGTGCCCTGCAGGTAAGAGACACGTTTTGTGTTGATTTGCGCAACAACGTTCGCTCTCACTTAAATTTAACGGTGCTCGTCGAGCCTCGGATGGACAAGATACTCGAGgtgttgaaaaaaataTGGCGTCATGAGTTTGACAAATTGCAGATATCTTCTGAGGTGGATTTGTCGCTCAGTAGGCGCATGGTTTTGCTGCCGAATGGTTGGGATATCCCGGTTTATCGGTTGCACGCATTGCAAATCGACTGGAAAAGACTTATAAGTTGGGACAATGTTAAGGATTCGTTCAATCGCCTTAGGCATCGGTTCGCTCCCGTCTCCATACAAAATTTCTCATTGACGGACTCCACAAATGGATTTCATTTAGAAACGACAACTGTCCCTCTCAGTTTGGGTGCGGAACTTGACTTTGTCGAATTTCCAAAGGACTCGGTGGTGCCATTCATAGATTGGGAAATCAAACTCGCTGACTGCATGGGGGAGTTCACAATTGCATTGCCCAACGTTTTCTGCTTTACAGATTCAGTCGAAATTCGTGATGATATCCAACCCAAAGCGTTTGCTGATATTGAGGGCTCGCTACCTAAACAACTCCTTTCTCAAGTATGTTGGTCGGACGAGGAGAATGCATTTACTCCAATGACACTTCTTCTGAATAAAGTCCTGAACGCCTCTGACGAGCTCACGTTTCAAGTGAAAGGACATGTTGTGAACTCAACAAAAGACAGTAATGCGCTCATTCCACGTGGCATTCTGCAGTCTTTCCTGGATGACATGTCATTCTTTCCAATTTCAACGAACCTTACGATTGACTCTGCCGATTTGATTCAAAGGATTACGATAAGTAAATTGAAAGCCAAATGGGTAAGGGGTTTGTTCGGTGAGAGGAGGCTGAGCGTTACAGGAACCTTTATTGGAACTATTGCTCTTCCATTCTACGAATCCTCTAAAGAGCAGATTTCTGTGGAGTACATCAAGGGCAAAACGAGGTTGTACCATCAAAAGGTTCATTTTCTAACCGTTCCTATGAGCTACTGGTCAAAATGCAGCTCAGAAATTTACCGcaatgaagaaaatacGACGACTTTCATTGAGCTTTCGGTGGAAGTGCGTGACGATGAAgtcaaaatcatcaataaTTTGGAGCTCACAAGAGTTCTTAATGAAGTCCTTTTCAGGGGTGAAGCGCAAGTCCATCTGGACAGTGAGCTGGACTTACTGGTCTCAACTCCTGTAGGTGAGATGGTTCTCTTGGGTCTAAAGGGAAAAGGAAATGCTACTTTGCGTTCTTAA